One window of Paenibacillus albicereus genomic DNA carries:
- the yfmH gene encoding EF-P 5-aminopentanol modification-associated protein YfmH: MQKLHYPGVEETLYYEQLPNGLSVYLLPKEGFQKTYATFSTRYGSVDNHFRSGSQPLTRVPDGIAHFLEHKMFEEPTGDIFATFASQGASANAFTSFDRTVYLFSATEQIEANLTTLLDFVQHPYFTDQNVDKEKGIIAQEINMYSDNPDWRVYYGLIEAMYQKHPVHIDIAGTVESIYKIDKELLYLCYNTFYHPSNMLLFVVGGIDSDRIMELIRSNQAAKPVEDIGEIERFFDPEPQGVREPLKSIRLQVSLPKCLFGFKEKTNGLGSAELLVRDVTTKLMLETLLGSSSPLYQSLYDDNLISDSFGYEYNCSTDYGFSIIGGDTSDPDRLVERVKEAIGDALQSGLDAAAFERTKKKRIGSYLRMLNSPEAIAGEFTRYKFRGQDLFELLPAYESLTLEQANARLREHFDLSQLAVSLVLPTAEQGAEPS; the protein is encoded by the coding sequence ATGCAGAAGCTGCATTATCCGGGAGTCGAGGAGACGCTGTACTACGAGCAGCTGCCGAACGGACTGAGCGTCTACCTGCTTCCGAAGGAAGGTTTCCAAAAGACGTACGCGACGTTCTCCACCCGCTACGGCTCCGTCGACAACCATTTCCGCAGCGGCAGCCAGCCGCTGACGCGCGTGCCGGACGGCATCGCCCACTTCCTGGAGCATAAGATGTTCGAGGAGCCGACGGGCGACATCTTCGCCACCTTCGCTTCCCAAGGGGCTTCGGCCAACGCGTTCACGAGCTTCGACCGCACCGTCTACCTGTTCTCCGCGACCGAGCAGATCGAGGCCAACCTGACGACGCTCCTCGACTTCGTGCAGCATCCGTATTTCACGGATCAGAACGTCGACAAGGAGAAGGGCATCATCGCGCAGGAGATCAACATGTACAGCGACAATCCGGACTGGCGCGTGTACTACGGGCTGATCGAGGCGATGTACCAAAAGCATCCCGTGCACATCGACATCGCCGGCACCGTCGAATCGATCTACAAGATCGACAAGGAGCTGCTCTACCTGTGCTACAACACGTTCTACCATCCGTCCAACATGCTGCTGTTCGTCGTCGGCGGCATCGATTCGGACCGGATCATGGAGCTGATCCGAAGCAACCAGGCGGCCAAGCCTGTCGAGGACATCGGCGAAATCGAGCGCTTCTTCGATCCGGAGCCGCAGGGCGTGCGCGAGCCGCTCAAGTCGATCCGGCTGCAGGTGTCGCTGCCCAAATGCCTGTTCGGCTTCAAGGAGAAGACGAACGGACTCGGCAGCGCCGAGCTGCTCGTCCGCGACGTGACGACGAAGCTCATGCTCGAGACGCTGCTCGGCTCCAGCTCGCCGCTCTACCAGAGCCTGTATGACGACAACCTGATCTCCGATTCGTTCGGATACGAGTACAACTGCAGCACGGACTACGGCTTCAGCATCATCGGCGGCGATACGTCCGATCCGGACCGTCTCGTCGAGCGGGTGAAGGAAGCGATCGGAGACGCGCTTCAGTCCGGCCTCGACGCCGCCGCGTTCGAGCGGACGAAGAAAAAGCGGATCGGCTCTTACCTGCGCATGCTCAACTCGCCGGAAGCCATCGCCGGAGAGTTCACCCGCTACAAGTTCCGCGGGCAAGACCTGTTCGAGCTTTTGCCGGCTTACGAGAGCCTGACGCTCGAGCAGGCGAACGCGCGGCTGCGGGAGCATTTCGACCTGAGCCAGCTTGCCGTATCGCTCGTGCTGCCGACCGCGGAGCAAGGAGCGGAGCCGAGCTGA
- the ymfI gene encoding elongation factor P 5-aminopentanone reductase, with translation MNVLVTGGSRGIGAAIARRFAREGMNVVLHYLHSHEQANETARECLALGGGRVMTVSADLRSRESLERMREKLDGAGLLPDILVNNAGISHYGLLSDLTDDEWDDVSAVNLRGVFICTQLFMPAMIRSRWGRIINISSVWGVAGASCEALYSATKGGVNAFTKALAKELAPSGVTVNAVAPGAIDTEMLGGFDSQELKQLEQDIPAGRLGQPDEIASLVYFLSLPESSYITGQVISPNGGWIT, from the coding sequence ATGAACGTGCTCGTCACCGGGGGCAGCCGCGGCATCGGCGCCGCGATCGCCCGGCGCTTCGCCCGGGAGGGCATGAATGTCGTGCTTCATTATCTCCATTCGCATGAACAGGCCAACGAGACCGCTCGCGAATGCCTCGCGCTCGGAGGCGGACGGGTCATGACGGTATCGGCCGACCTGCGCTCGCGGGAAAGCCTGGAGCGGATGCGGGAGAAGCTGGACGGAGCGGGCCTGCTCCCGGATATCCTCGTCAACAACGCGGGCATCTCGCATTACGGGCTGCTTTCGGACCTGACCGATGACGAGTGGGATGACGTCAGTGCGGTCAACCTGAGGGGCGTGTTCATCTGCACCCAGCTGTTCATGCCCGCCATGATCCGCAGCCGCTGGGGCCGCATCATCAACATCTCTTCGGTATGGGGAGTCGCCGGAGCCTCGTGCGAAGCGCTCTATTCCGCCACCAAGGGCGGCGTCAACGCCTTCACCAAAGCGCTCGCCAAGGAGCTCGCTCCTTCGGGCGTGACGGTGAACGCGGTCGCGCCCGGCGCGATCGACACGGAGATGCTCGGGGGCTTCGATTCCCAGGAGCTGAAGCAGCTCGAGCAGGACATTCCGGCGGGAAGGCTCGGCCAGCCCGACGAGATCGCTTCGCTCGTCTACTTCCTGTCGCTGCCGGAATCCTCCTACATCACCGGGCAAGTCATCAGTCCGAACGGAGGCTGGATCACCTGA
- a CDS encoding YlzJ-like family protein: MTLYTIMPLELVLNGTDDEREPWLEARLDGVLLQLEPLEPGWGKVVRIVDGPLESFLDPRFQPGAVLPFR, from the coding sequence ATGACCCTCTATACGATCATGCCGCTGGAACTTGTCCTGAACGGAACGGACGACGAGAGGGAGCCGTGGCTCGAGGCTCGGCTGGACGGCGTGCTGCTGCAGCTCGAGCCTCTCGAGCCCGGCTGGGGTAAGGTCGTCCGCATCGTGGACGGGCCGCTTGAAAGCTTTCTTGACCCGCGCTTCCAGCCGGGGGCGGTGCTCCCCTTCCGATAG
- a CDS encoding ribonuclease J, producing the protein MSKKNPQDKLLVFALGGVGEIGKNMYVIQHGNDIVVVDSGLKFPEEDMLGIDIVIPDITYLTDNRDKVRGIIITHGHEDHIGGLPYVLRHLNVPVYATRLTLGLIEGKLKEAGLLGETKRILINADSVLELGSITASFFKTNHSIPDSVGVCLDTPEGTIVHTGDFKFDFTPVNDQYADLQRIAEIGKRGVLALLSDSTNAERPGMTPSESNVGVELTEIFRKSQQRVVVATFASNVHRIQQVFNAAMATKRKVAIVGRSMVNVVTIAGELGYLNIPEGMIIEPEEVNKMAADRVVVLCTGSQGEPMSALTRMARSTHRKIDILPGDTVIIAATPIPGNERDVGRTVDELFRLGANVIYGPGSVSGVHVSGHGSQEELKLMLNLIKPEYFMPIHGEYRMLRQHAKLGEAVGVDPDKIFICDIGDTVEFQGGVGRKGSKVPSGNVLIDGLGVGDVGNIVLRDRKLLSQDGILVVVVTLSKQDGTIKSGPDIISRGFVYVRESEGLLDEANRIVTTTLHKLMNDKVNEWASLKTNVKDALGRFLYEQTRRRPMILPIIMEV; encoded by the coding sequence TTGTCCAAAAAGAATCCCCAAGACAAGCTGCTCGTCTTCGCCCTAGGCGGCGTAGGCGAGATCGGCAAAAACATGTATGTCATCCAGCACGGCAATGACATCGTCGTCGTCGACTCCGGCCTGAAGTTTCCGGAGGAGGACATGCTCGGCATCGACATCGTCATTCCCGACATCACCTACTTGACCGACAACCGCGACAAAGTGCGCGGCATCATCATCACCCACGGCCACGAGGACCATATCGGCGGCCTGCCTTACGTGCTGCGGCATCTCAACGTGCCGGTCTACGCGACCCGCCTGACGCTCGGCTTGATCGAGGGCAAGCTCAAGGAAGCCGGCCTGCTCGGCGAGACCAAGCGCATCCTCATCAACGCCGACTCCGTGCTGGAGCTCGGCTCGATTACGGCGAGCTTCTTCAAGACGAACCACAGCATTCCGGACTCGGTCGGCGTCTGCCTCGATACGCCGGAGGGCACCATCGTCCATACCGGCGACTTCAAATTCGACTTCACGCCGGTCAACGACCAGTATGCCGACCTGCAGCGCATCGCCGAAATCGGCAAGCGCGGCGTCCTGGCGCTGCTGTCGGACAGCACCAACGCGGAGCGCCCGGGCATGACGCCTTCGGAGAGCAACGTCGGCGTCGAGCTGACCGAGATTTTCCGCAAGTCGCAGCAGCGCGTCGTCGTCGCGACGTTCGCATCCAACGTGCACCGCATCCAGCAGGTGTTCAACGCGGCGATGGCGACGAAGCGCAAGGTTGCGATCGTCGGCCGCAGCATGGTGAACGTCGTCACGATCGCCGGAGAGCTCGGCTATCTGAACATTCCCGAAGGCATGATTATCGAGCCGGAAGAAGTGAACAAGATGGCAGCCGACCGCGTCGTCGTCCTCTGCACGGGCAGCCAGGGCGAGCCGATGTCGGCGCTGACGCGCATGGCGCGCTCGACGCATCGCAAGATCGACATCTTGCCGGGCGATACGGTCATCATCGCAGCGACGCCGATCCCGGGCAACGAGCGCGACGTAGGCCGCACGGTGGACGAGCTGTTCCGCCTCGGCGCGAACGTCATCTACGGTCCGGGCTCCGTCTCCGGCGTGCACGTATCCGGACACGGCAGCCAGGAAGAGCTCAAGCTGATGCTCAATCTCATCAAGCCGGAATATTTCATGCCGATCCACGGCGAGTACCGCATGCTCCGCCAGCACGCCAAGCTGGGCGAGGCGGTCGGCGTTGATCCCGACAAGATCTTCATCTGCGATATCGGCGATACGGTCGAGTTCCAGGGCGGCGTCGGACGCAAAGGCTCCAAGGTTCCTTCCGGCAACGTGCTCATCGACGGCCTTGGCGTCGGCGACGTCGGCAACATCGTCCTGCGCGACCGCAAGCTGCTGTCGCAGGACGGCATCCTCGTCGTCGTGGTCACGCTCAGCAAGCAGGACGGGACGATCAAGTCCGGTCCGGACATCATCTCCCGCGGCTTCGTCTACGTCCGCGAGTCCGAAGGCTTGCTCGACGAAGCGAACCGTATCGTGACGACCACCTTGCACAAGCTCATGAACGACAAAGTCAACGAGTGGGCTTCGCTCAAGACCAACGTCAAGGACGCGCTCGGCCGCTTCCTCTACGAGCAGACCCGCCGTCGTCCGATGATCCTGCCGATCATCATGGAAGTTTGA
- the yfmF gene encoding EF-P 5-aminopentanol modification-associated protein YfmF translates to MSFQQATTGRLRLHVLPTNRFKTYAISLFAGVPLREDTVTSTALTPFVLRRGTQSAPETIAFREQLDEMYGAGFGFDVYKRGSSQIVQFRMDVINDRFVSAGSSLLARSMRFLGEAVTAPALENGAFRAKYVESEKNTLTRKLESIINDKIRYAGERCLEIMCEGDPYRLPSLGRIQDLSGLTPQTLHEAYAAWLSEAVLDLYVVGDTTLEEVKRLAEASFQLPQSPPTDYGAPDIRRRSGEVKTVVEKLDVAQGKLNLGLRTGIAYGDDEYAAALLYNGILGGFPHSKLFMNVREKESLAYYASSRMDGHKGLLTIQSGIEIANYEKAVAIIKEQLESMRQGQLSELELSQTKAMLVNSLRELQDSAYEMIAFDFNSVLSGRRRTAQELLDAVQAVAPEQIMRVAAGVELDTVYFLRDRKEG, encoded by the coding sequence ATGTCTTTTCAGCAAGCAACAACCGGCCGGCTCCGGCTGCACGTGCTGCCGACGAACCGGTTCAAGACGTATGCCATATCGCTGTTCGCCGGCGTTCCACTGCGCGAGGACACGGTCACGTCCACGGCGCTGACGCCGTTCGTGCTGCGCCGGGGGACGCAGAGCGCCCCGGAGACGATCGCCTTCCGCGAGCAGCTCGACGAAATGTACGGAGCCGGGTTCGGCTTCGACGTCTACAAGCGCGGCAGCTCGCAGATCGTGCAGTTCCGCATGGACGTCATCAACGACCGATTCGTCAGCGCCGGCAGCTCCCTGCTGGCCCGCTCGATGAGGTTTCTCGGAGAGGCGGTGACCGCGCCCGCGCTGGAGAACGGAGCCTTCCGAGCCAAGTACGTCGAGAGCGAGAAGAACACGCTGACGCGCAAGCTGGAGAGCATCATCAACGACAAGATCCGCTACGCGGGAGAGCGCTGCCTCGAGATCATGTGCGAGGGCGATCCGTATCGGCTGCCCTCGCTGGGCCGCATCCAGGATCTGTCGGGCTTGACGCCGCAAACCCTGCATGAAGCCTATGCCGCGTGGCTTTCCGAAGCGGTGCTCGACCTGTACGTCGTCGGGGATACGACGCTGGAGGAAGTCAAGCGGCTGGCGGAAGCCTCCTTCCAGCTGCCGCAAAGTCCTCCGACCGACTATGGAGCGCCGGACATCCGTCGCCGCAGCGGAGAGGTCAAGACCGTCGTCGAGAAGCTCGATGTGGCTCAGGGCAAGCTCAACCTGGGCCTCCGCACCGGCATCGCTTACGGCGACGACGAGTATGCGGCCGCGCTCCTGTACAACGGCATCCTCGGCGGCTTCCCGCATTCCAAGCTGTTCATGAACGTGCGCGAGAAGGAGAGCCTGGCCTACTACGCCTCTTCTCGCATGGACGGACACAAAGGGCTGCTGACGATCCAGTCCGGCATCGAGATCGCCAACTACGAGAAAGCGGTCGCCATCATCAAGGAGCAGCTTGAGAGCATGCGCCAGGGCCAGCTGTCGGAGCTGGAGCTGAGCCAGACGAAGGCGATGCTCGTCAACTCCTTGCGCGAGCTGCAGGACTCCGCCTACGAGATGATCGCCTTCGACTTCAACAGCGTCCTGTCCGGACGCAGGCGCACCGCTCAGGAGCTGCTTGACGCCGTGCAGGCGGTGGCGCCGGAGCAGATCATGCGCGTCGCCGCAGGCGTCGAGCTGGACACGGTGTACTTTTTGCGCGACCGAAAGGAGGGCTAG
- the sleB gene encoding spore cortex-lytic enzyme, which produces MKKMRLIVMTVAATLLLLSLHTLKEGWPQRSAQTFSKATIQQGASGKDVVELQGRLRFLGFYEGKIDGQFGPKTKNSVTWFQWKFGMKSDGVVGPKTKLKLWEATKSWKPTAADVPGGQSAPARSGGSGSGGSGGSSSSSAGSAMDKSNKLGLTANDIKIMANAVYGEARGEPYEGQVAVAAVILNRLRSPEFPNSISGVIFQNRAFTAVADGQIWLTPNERAKQAVQDAIGGWDPSDGCLYYFNPVTATSKWIWSRPQVKTIGKHIFCM; this is translated from the coding sequence ATGAAAAAAATGCGTTTGATCGTCATGACGGTCGCAGCCACGCTGCTTTTGCTCAGCTTGCATACGCTCAAGGAAGGCTGGCCGCAGCGCTCGGCCCAAACATTCAGCAAGGCGACGATCCAGCAGGGCGCCTCCGGCAAGGATGTCGTCGAGCTGCAGGGCCGCCTGCGCTTCCTCGGGTTTTACGAGGGCAAGATCGACGGGCAGTTCGGGCCGAAGACGAAAAACTCCGTGACTTGGTTCCAATGGAAGTTCGGCATGAAATCCGACGGCGTCGTCGGACCGAAGACGAAGCTGAAGCTGTGGGAAGCGACGAAAAGCTGGAAGCCGACCGCGGCGGATGTTCCTGGCGGGCAAAGCGCACCCGCCCGCAGCGGCGGCTCCGGCAGCGGCGGCTCCGGAGGCAGCTCCAGCAGCTCTGCCGGCAGCGCGATGGACAAGTCCAACAAGCTCGGCCTTACCGCCAACGACATCAAGATCATGGCCAACGCCGTCTACGGCGAGGCGCGCGGCGAGCCTTACGAAGGGCAGGTGGCGGTGGCGGCGGTCATCCTCAACCGGCTGAGGTCGCCGGAGTTCCCCAATTCGATCAGCGGCGTCATCTTCCAGAACCGCGCCTTCACCGCCGTGGCGGACGGCCAGATCTGGCTGACGCCGAACGAAAGGGCGAAGCAGGCCGTACAGGACGCGATTGGCGGCTGGGATCCTTCGGACGGCTGCCTGTACTACTTCAACCCGGTGACGGCCACATCCAAGTGGATCTGGTCCCGGCCGCAGGTGAAGACGATCGGCAAGCACATCTTCTGCATGTAG
- a CDS encoding DUF3388 domain-containing protein has product MESKQWYMEYKIHKNRPGLLGDIASLLGMLNVNIITINGVEDRTRGMLLQTNDDEKIEILGKMLQKVENITVNKLRPPSLVDRLAVRHGRYIERDSDDRKTFRFTRDELGLLVDFLGEIFKRDGNQVIGLRGMPRVGKTESIIAGSVCSNKRWTFVSSTLLRQTVRSQLSSEEMNPDNIFIIDGIVSTIRSNEKHHSLLQEIMEMPSTKVIEHPDIFIRESNFDYSTFTTIIELRNTPDEEITYDSFTVNYNDF; this is encoded by the coding sequence ATGGAATCGAAACAGTGGTATATGGAATACAAAATACATAAGAACCGGCCGGGCCTGCTCGGCGATATCGCTTCCCTGCTCGGCATGCTGAACGTCAACATCATTACGATCAACGGGGTCGAGGATCGCACCCGAGGCATGCTGCTGCAGACCAACGACGACGAAAAGATCGAGATTCTCGGCAAGATGCTGCAGAAGGTCGAAAACATCACCGTCAACAAGCTTCGTCCTCCGAGCTTGGTCGACCGCCTTGCCGTGCGCCATGGACGCTACATCGAGCGCGACTCGGACGACCGCAAGACGTTCCGCTTCACGCGGGACGAGCTCGGGCTGCTCGTCGACTTCTTGGGCGAGATCTTCAAGCGCGACGGCAACCAGGTGATCGGACTGCGCGGCATGCCCCGTGTCGGCAAGACGGAATCGATCATCGCCGGCAGCGTCTGCTCCAACAAGCGCTGGACGTTCGTCAGCTCCACGCTGCTCCGTCAAACCGTGCGCAGCCAGCTTTCGAGCGAGGAGATGAATCCGGACAACATCTTCATCATCGACGGCATCGTCAGCACGATCCGTTCCAATGAGAAGCACCATTCGCTGCTCCAGGAAATCATGGAGATGCCTTCGACGAAAGTCATCGAGCATCCGGACATCTTCATCCGCGAGTCCAATTTCGATTACAGCACTTTTACGACCATCATCGAGCTGCGCAATACGCCGGACGAGGAGATCACCTACGACTCCTTCACCGTCAATTATAACGACTTTTAA
- a CDS encoding DUF3243 domain-containing protein produces the protein MSTVLSNFDSWKEFLAERLEQGKKLGLDEEAIGNLAYEIGSFLDEKVDPKNEEQRVLKEIWDVGDENERKTIARLMVKLVGHR, from the coding sequence ATGTCTACTGTACTTTCGAACTTCGATTCCTGGAAGGAATTCCTAGCCGAGCGGCTGGAGCAAGGCAAGAAGCTCGGCCTGGACGAAGAAGCGATCGGCAACCTCGCGTATGAAATCGGTTCTTTCCTCGACGAGAAGGTCGATCCGAAGAACGAAGAGCAGCGCGTGCTGAAGGAGATCTGGGATGTCGGCGACGAGAATGAGCGCAAGACGATCGCCCGGCTGATGGTGAAGCTGGTCGGACATCGTTAA
- a CDS encoding DNA translocase FtsK, which produces MAKKRRRKRRTFGENLKYEVYGILLITVSVIALSGEATVGRSLTKLFALVLGKFHFALALVGIAAGLYVMVTRTWPKGWTYRRTGFLLLLMALTLMSSMGEIDRKLAPADLVSGSAIFAQLGQDIRDGLLTDGTEAEPGGPIGASVSGGYLGALQYSLLYTLFGYFGSKLLLIVMFAISAMLITGRSYVELGRVIRDRLGRLAKLLQAKAASRPRKPKAPKSASGAGAAAAPAGAPGPDHLGYGLHADGHDDDFGSTVAAPAAKSRSLFFSWGSRGGDDEDAGGAPDKEWLMEESALNQAKAASKPAVTMRGRPAEPLAQPDAAPWEDDDGEDWEDVRPVEASPAPSARAAHLDAAQRPEPGDDEDPFGDYDDADVFPSPSPAAHPAEQSEALAGPEGDGDGAPAPVLASKPYRLPPLSLLAKPASPGRAGDLTDINNDSRRKLEATLESFGVRAKVLDVVPGPAVTRYEVQPATGVKVSRIVGLTDDIALALAAKDIRMEAPIPGKSAIGIEVPNAEVAVVTMREVMETPTFASASSKLSIAFGRDIAGQSIVGNLAKMPHLLVAGATGSGKSVCINGIITSILYKAAPDEVKFMMIDPKMVELNMYNGIPHLLAPVVTDPRRASLALKKIVVEMEKRYELFSKSATRNIEGYNSLMKDNPQAVLPYIVVIVDELADLMMVAAKDVEDSITRLAQMARAAGIHLIIATQRPSVDVITGVIKANIPSRIAFGVSSQVDSRTILDMVGAEKLLGRGDMLFLPVGMSKPIRVQGAFLSDNEVEAVVEYARSQGEAEYKEDLVPELDEGGDSGEGEELDELFDQAMQIVVEAQQASVSLLQRRMRVGYTRAARLIDQLEAKGIVGSYEGSKPREVMMTLDQFQANQKHA; this is translated from the coding sequence TTGGCCAAGAAAAGGCGGCGCAAAAGACGCACGTTCGGAGAAAACTTAAAATACGAGGTTTATGGAATCTTGCTCATAACGGTGTCGGTAATCGCCTTGTCAGGCGAGGCTACGGTCGGCAGATCGCTGACGAAGCTGTTCGCGCTCGTTTTGGGCAAGTTTCATTTTGCGCTGGCGCTCGTCGGAATCGCGGCCGGGCTATATGTGATGGTGACGAGGACTTGGCCGAAAGGCTGGACGTACCGCCGGACCGGCTTCCTGCTGCTGCTCATGGCGCTCACGCTCATGAGCTCGATGGGCGAGATCGACCGCAAGCTCGCCCCGGCGGACCTGGTCAGCGGCTCGGCCATATTCGCCCAGCTCGGACAGGACATCCGCGACGGGCTGCTGACGGACGGCACGGAGGCCGAGCCGGGCGGACCAATCGGAGCTTCGGTCAGCGGCGGCTATTTGGGAGCGCTGCAATACTCGCTCCTGTACACGCTGTTCGGCTACTTCGGCTCCAAGCTGCTGCTTATCGTCATGTTCGCCATATCGGCCATGCTCATCACGGGCCGCTCGTATGTCGAGCTTGGCCGGGTCATTCGGGATCGCCTGGGCCGGCTGGCCAAGCTGCTGCAGGCCAAGGCCGCCAGCAGGCCGCGCAAGCCGAAAGCTCCGAAAAGCGCCTCGGGAGCCGGCGCAGCCGCTGCTCCCGCCGGGGCACCCGGGCCGGATCATCTCGGCTACGGCCTCCATGCGGACGGCCATGACGACGACTTCGGGAGCACGGTCGCCGCGCCCGCGGCCAAGAGCCGCTCGCTCTTCTTCTCCTGGGGCAGCCGAGGCGGCGACGATGAGGACGCGGGCGGAGCGCCGGACAAAGAGTGGCTGATGGAAGAGTCCGCGCTGAATCAGGCCAAGGCCGCCTCCAAGCCGGCCGTCACGATGCGCGGCCGCCCGGCGGAGCCCCTTGCGCAGCCGGATGCCGCTCCATGGGAGGACGATGACGGGGAGGACTGGGAGGACGTCCGGCCTGTGGAAGCTTCGCCCGCGCCGTCCGCGCGCGCCGCTCATCTGGACGCGGCGCAGCGGCCGGAGCCCGGCGATGACGAGGATCCGTTCGGTGACTACGACGATGCCGACGTCTTCCCGTCCCCATCGCCTGCGGCCCATCCCGCCGAGCAGTCGGAAGCGCTGGCGGGGCCTGAGGGCGACGGCGACGGCGCTCCCGCGCCGGTGCTCGCAAGCAAGCCGTACCGCCTGCCGCCGCTGTCGCTGCTCGCCAAGCCTGCTTCGCCCGGCAGGGCGGGGGATTTGACGGACATCAACAACGATTCCCGCCGCAAGCTCGAAGCGACGCTCGAGAGCTTCGGCGTCCGCGCCAAGGTGCTCGACGTCGTGCCGGGACCGGCGGTCACGCGCTACGAGGTGCAGCCCGCCACGGGCGTCAAGGTCAGCCGCATCGTCGGCCTGACCGACGACATCGCGCTCGCGCTCGCGGCCAAGGACATCCGCATGGAAGCTCCGATACCCGGCAAGTCGGCGATCGGCATCGAGGTGCCGAACGCCGAGGTGGCCGTCGTCACGATGCGCGAGGTCATGGAGACCCCGACGTTCGCGAGCGCCTCGTCCAAGCTGTCGATCGCGTTCGGACGCGACATCGCGGGCCAGTCGATCGTCGGCAACCTCGCCAAGATGCCCCATCTGCTCGTCGCCGGCGCGACAGGCTCCGGCAAGTCGGTGTGCATCAACGGCATCATCACGAGCATCCTGTACAAGGCCGCGCCGGACGAGGTCAAGTTCATGATGATCGACCCGAAGATGGTCGAGCTGAACATGTACAACGGCATCCCGCATCTGCTCGCGCCGGTCGTCACCGACCCGCGGCGGGCGTCGCTCGCGCTCAAGAAGATCGTCGTCGAGATGGAGAAGCGCTACGAGCTGTTCTCCAAGTCCGCCACGCGCAACATCGAGGGCTACAATAGCCTGATGAAGGACAATCCGCAGGCCGTGCTTCCGTACATCGTCGTCATCGTCGACGAGCTCGCCGATCTGATGATGGTCGCCGCCAAGGATGTCGAGGACAGCATCACGCGGCTCGCGCAGATGGCGCGCGCGGCCGGCATCCACCTCATCATCGCCACGCAGCGACCTTCGGTCGACGTCATCACCGGCGTCATCAAGGCGAACATTCCATCGCGGATCGCGTTCGGCGTCTCGTCCCAAGTCGACTCCCGGACGATTCTCGACATGGTCGGAGCGGAGAAGCTGCTCGGACGCGGCGACATGCTGTTCCTGCCGGTCGGCATGTCCAAGCCGATCCGCGTCCAGGGAGCGTTCCTGTCGGACAACGAGGTGGAGGCGGTCGTCGAGTACGCCCGCTCGCAAGGCGAAGCGGAGTACAAGGAGGATCTGGTGCCGGAGCTGGACGAAGGCGGAGACAGCGGAGAGGGCGAGGAGCTGGACGAGCTGTTCGACCAAGCGATGCAGATCGTCGTCGAGGCGCAGCAGGCGTCCGTCTCGCTGCTGCAGCGCCGGATGCGCGTCGGCTATACGAGGGCGGCCCGGCTCATCGACCAGCTGGAGGCCAAAGGCATCGTCGGCTCTTACGAAGGCAGCAAGCCGCGGGAGGTCATGATGACGCTCGACCAGTTCCAGGCGAACCAGAAACATGCATAG
- a CDS encoding ClpP family protease, which produces MNEPSTRLRAEAEPAAAIDKAKLDAIQQLGQIAVPAADPSNVFCMSIIGQIEGHMVLPPQNKTTKYEHLIPQLVAAEQSSKIEGILIVLNTVGGDVEAGLAIAEMISSLSKPSVTLVLGGGHSIGVPIAVAGNRSFIAESATMTIHPIRMNGLVIGVPQTFEYLDKMQERVVRFVTSHSRVQEKTFKELMFKTGELTRDIGTTVIGEDAVRHGLIDEVGGLGKAIAALNALIQERKPKADAGAVPFVPAASMAGAVPGAEGGLPQ; this is translated from the coding sequence ATGAACGAGCCATCCACCCGCTTGCGAGCGGAGGCGGAGCCTGCGGCGGCTATCGACAAAGCGAAGCTCGACGCGATCCAGCAGCTGGGCCAGATCGCGGTGCCGGCTGCGGATCCGTCAAACGTGTTCTGCATGTCGATCATCGGCCAGATTGAAGGCCATATGGTGCTTCCGCCTCAAAACAAGACGACGAAATACGAGCATCTCATCCCGCAGCTCGTCGCCGCGGAGCAGAGCAGCAAGATCGAGGGCATCCTGATCGTCCTCAACACGGTCGGCGGAGACGTGGAGGCAGGTCTGGCGATCGCCGAGATGATCAGCTCGCTGAGCAAGCCTTCCGTTACGCTCGTGCTGGGCGGCGGCCACTCGATCGGCGTGCCGATCGCGGTCGCGGGCAACCGCTCGTTCATCGCCGAGTCGGCGACGATGACGATCCACCCGATCCGCATGAACGGCCTCGTCATCGGCGTGCCGCAGACGTTCGAATACTTGGACAAGATGCAGGAGCGGGTCGTGCGGTTCGTCACGTCGCATTCGCGCGTTCAGGAGAAGACGTTCAAGGAGCTGATGTTCAAGACGGGCGAGCTGACGCGGGACATCGGCACGACCGTCATCGGCGAGGATGCGGTGCGCCACGGCCTGATCGACGAGGTCGGCGGACTCGGCAAGGCGATCGCCGCGCTGAACGCGCTCATCCAGGAGCGCAAGCCGAAAGCGGACGCAGGCGCGGTTCCGTTCGTGCCGGCCGCATCGATGGCGGGGGCGGTTCCCGGAGCGGAAGGCGGCCTGCCTCAATGA